The proteins below come from a single Oncorhynchus keta strain PuntledgeMale-10-30-2019 chromosome 32, Oket_V2, whole genome shotgun sequence genomic window:
- the LOC118365284 gene encoding unconventional myosin-X-like isoform X3 → MPVQGFCWFLCCRQGFNLLGRDYGEKEEEESFELRNKEDLTCNGRGPLEVTLSQPTRTANGTNGHSLSEVPDEMKSLIIAKSKMGLEEDPELLVKGWLFREVRGSWIKQRCYWFVLSQDSLDYYSSSERGARRLGTLVLTNLCSVIWPDKQTFKETGYWSITVYGRKHCYRLYTKHFNEAVHWACAVQKVIDTKAPVETPTQLLIRDIEENKFNPEVVDNMYQHNPILKHTQSPLYAPLLPFPYGSLEHTYHSGKGYATVREEAVKLFNCLQQLESARDPVPLIQGVLQTCLDLRPLRDEVYCQLVKQTSCTPQPHTAAHLRYWQLLTCMSCTFLPGPAVLKYLRFHLKRIQSQFPESEMDNYASFIGEALEKTRCRECVPSWEEIQVLMGRQEMLCTVHYPGPGSCQLHISSHTTANEVVRRMLEKLGLKESRNTFSLFEQNAHWERAVGGSTIIADILTRFENLSAKEPDSDSQWRLCFKLYCLLDADAISVDSIEYLFLFEQCHEMVVRGQLPACEEDLQTLAALRLQSVIGDFSTHSPCPPLDELFPGHMVEARLLMPPCAPPALLPATQPPVQGCPQRFPGGLLGGTLWNHTATAAHKQKVEQDLRLRSRLKEEAAAIMSTIVECWKGLAGYSRRDSMTAYLTIARQWSGFGCTLYEVDFYISSTGSFSQKLWLGVAATCVSLYRQGEAEALESFPYGQICSYGVSDSNTFKITAGDRDLLFETTKRPDPRAKTVIHRDLYESTQPASLSATRINHQESYFLFIKY, encoded by the exons ACACAGTCTGTCAGAGGTTCCTGATGAGATGAAGAGTCTGATCATAGCGAAGAGCAAGATGGGCCTTGAAGAAGACCCCGAGCTGCTGGTCAAAG GCTGGCTGTTCCGGGAGGTGCGTGGAAGCTGGATCAAGCAGCGATGCTACTGGTTTGTACTGAGCCAGGACTCCTTAGACTACTACAGCAGCTCAGAGAGAGGAGCCCGCAGACTGGGAACACTGGTGCTCACCAACCTCTGCTCTGTCATCTGGCCAGACAAACAGACCTTCAAGGAGACGG ggtacTGGAGCATCACAGTGTATGGGCGTAAGCACTGCTACAGGCTGTACACCAAGCACTTCAATGAGGCTGTGCACTGGGCCTGCGCTGTCCAGAAGGTCATCGACACAAAAGCCCCCGTGGAGACGCCCACTCAGCTCCTGATCCGAGACATtgag GAGAACAAGTTTAACCCTGAGGTGGTAGATAATATGTACCAGCACAACCCCATCCTGAAGCACACCCAGAGCCCCCTGTATGCCCCCCTGCTGCCCTTCCCTTACGGCAGCCTGGAACACACCT ACCACAGCGGTAAGGGCTACGCCACGGTGCGGGAGGAAGCGGTGAAGCTCTTCAACTGTCTGCAGCAGCTGGAGTCTGCGCGGGACCCGGTGCCTCTGATCCAGGGCGTGCTGCAGACCTGTCTGGACCTGCGGCCGCTCCGGGACGAGGTCTACTGCCAGCTGGTGAAGCAGACCAGCTGCACGCCGCAGCCCCACACCGCCGCACACCTCCGCTACTGGCAGCTCCTCACCTGCATGAGCTGCACCTTCCTGCCCGGCCCCGCCGTGCTTAAATACCTGCGCTTCCACCTCAAGAG GATCCAGAGCCAATTTCCGGAGTCTGAGATGGATAACTATGCGTCGTTCATCGGGGAGGCTCTGGAGAAGACACGGTGTCGGGAATGTGTTCCCTCCTGGGAGGAGATCCAGGTGCTGATGGGGAGACAGGAGATGCTGTGTACAGTTCACTACCCAGGACCAGGCTCCTGTCAGCTCCACATCAGCTCACACACCACCGCCAACGAG GTGGTAAGGAGGATGTTGGAGAAGCTGGGTCTGAAGGAGAGCAGAAACACTTTTTCCCTGTTTGAGCAGAACGCCCACTGGGAGAGAGCTGTAGGGGGCAGCACCATCATCGCTGACATCCTCACCAGGTTTGAAAA cctgtctgCCAAAGAACCAGACTCAGACTCCCAGTGGAGGCTCTGCTTCAAACTCTACTGCCTTCTGGATGCTGACGCCATATCTGTCGACAGCATCGAGTACCTCTTCCTCTTTGAACAG tgcCATGAGATGGTGGTGCGAGGTCAGCTCCCAGCCTGTGAGGAGGACCTCCAGACCCTGGCTGCCCTGCGGCTTCAGTCTGTGATCGGGGACTTCAGCACCCACTCCCCCTGCCCCCCTCTGGACGAGCTCTTCCCCGGCCACATGGTGGAGGCCCGGCTCCTCATGCCCCCCTGTGccccccctgccctcctccccgCCACCCAGCCCCCGGTCCAGGGCTGCCCCCAGCGCTTCCCCGGGGGTCTCCTGGGAGGGACGTTGTGGAACCATACTGCCACTGCAGCCCACAAGCAGAAGGTGGAGCAGGACCTGCGGCTACGCAGCCGTCTGAAGGAGGAGGCTGCGGCCATCATGAGCACCATTGTGGAGTGCTGGAAGGGCCTGGCCGGGTACAGCAGGAGGGACAGTATGACTGCCTACCTCACCATCGCACGCCAGTGGTCTGGCTTTGGCTGCACACTCTATGAGGTGGACTTCTATATT aGTTCGACAGGTAGTTTCTCTCAGAAGCTGTGGCTGGGTGTGGCAGCGACGTGTGTGTCTCTGTACAGGCAGGGCGAGGCAGAGGCTCTGGAGTCCTTCCCCTACGGACAGATCTGCTCCTACGGCGTCTCCGACAGCAACACCTTCAAGATCACCGCCGGCGACCGAGACCTGCTGTTTGAAACTACCAAG CGCCCTGACCCACGTGCAAAAACAGTAATTCATCGCGATTTATACGAGAGTacacagcctgcctctctctctgccaccagAATCAACCACCAAGAGTCTTACTTCCTGTTTATTAAATACTAA
- the LOC118365284 gene encoding unconventional myosin-X-like isoform X2, whose protein sequence is MPVQGFCWFLCCRQGFNLLGRDYGEKEEEESFELRNKEDLTCNGRGPLEVTLSQPTRTANGTNGHSLSEVPDEMKSLIIAKSKMGLEEDPELLVKGWLFREVRGSWIKQRCYWFVLSQDSLDYYSSSERGARRLGTLVLTNLCSVIWPDKQTFKETGYWSITVYGRKHCYRLYTKHFNEAVHWACAVQKVIDTKAPVETPTQLLIRDIEENKFNPEVVDNMYQHNPILKHTQSPLYAPLLPFPYGSLEHTYHSGKGYATVREEAVKLFNCLQQLESARDPVPLIQGVLQTCLDLRPLRDEVYCQLVKQTSCTPQPHTAAHLRYWQLLTCMSCTFLPGPAVLKYLRFHLKRIQSQFPESEMDNYASFIGEALEKTRCRECVPSWEEIQVLMGRQEMLCTVHYPGPGSCQLHISSHTTANEVVRRMLEKLGLKESRNTFSLFEQNAHWERAVGGSTIIADILTSLSAKEPDSDSQWRLCFKLYCLLDADAISVDSIEYLFLFEQCHEMVVRGQLPACEEDLQTLAALRLQSVIGDFSTHSPCPPLDELFPGHMVEARLLMPPCAPPALLPATQPPVQGCPQRFPGGLLGGTLWNHTATAAHKQKVEQDLRLRSRLKEEAAAIMSTIVECWKGLAGYSRRDSMTAYLTIARQWSGFGCTLYEVDFYISSTGSFSQKLWLGVAATCVSLYRQGEAEALESFPYGQICSYGVSDSNTFKITAGDRDLLFETTKLTEIMQLMNAYFSAIRHQRGMGDDVVSITEGTAIEVGFHHLPPTPTPTLLELPSHPV, encoded by the exons ACACAGTCTGTCAGAGGTTCCTGATGAGATGAAGAGTCTGATCATAGCGAAGAGCAAGATGGGCCTTGAAGAAGACCCCGAGCTGCTGGTCAAAG GCTGGCTGTTCCGGGAGGTGCGTGGAAGCTGGATCAAGCAGCGATGCTACTGGTTTGTACTGAGCCAGGACTCCTTAGACTACTACAGCAGCTCAGAGAGAGGAGCCCGCAGACTGGGAACACTGGTGCTCACCAACCTCTGCTCTGTCATCTGGCCAGACAAACAGACCTTCAAGGAGACGG ggtacTGGAGCATCACAGTGTATGGGCGTAAGCACTGCTACAGGCTGTACACCAAGCACTTCAATGAGGCTGTGCACTGGGCCTGCGCTGTCCAGAAGGTCATCGACACAAAAGCCCCCGTGGAGACGCCCACTCAGCTCCTGATCCGAGACATtgag GAGAACAAGTTTAACCCTGAGGTGGTAGATAATATGTACCAGCACAACCCCATCCTGAAGCACACCCAGAGCCCCCTGTATGCCCCCCTGCTGCCCTTCCCTTACGGCAGCCTGGAACACACCT ACCACAGCGGTAAGGGCTACGCCACGGTGCGGGAGGAAGCGGTGAAGCTCTTCAACTGTCTGCAGCAGCTGGAGTCTGCGCGGGACCCGGTGCCTCTGATCCAGGGCGTGCTGCAGACCTGTCTGGACCTGCGGCCGCTCCGGGACGAGGTCTACTGCCAGCTGGTGAAGCAGACCAGCTGCACGCCGCAGCCCCACACCGCCGCACACCTCCGCTACTGGCAGCTCCTCACCTGCATGAGCTGCACCTTCCTGCCCGGCCCCGCCGTGCTTAAATACCTGCGCTTCCACCTCAAGAG GATCCAGAGCCAATTTCCGGAGTCTGAGATGGATAACTATGCGTCGTTCATCGGGGAGGCTCTGGAGAAGACACGGTGTCGGGAATGTGTTCCCTCCTGGGAGGAGATCCAGGTGCTGATGGGGAGACAGGAGATGCTGTGTACAGTTCACTACCCAGGACCAGGCTCCTGTCAGCTCCACATCAGCTCACACACCACCGCCAACGAG GTGGTAAGGAGGATGTTGGAGAAGCTGGGTCTGAAGGAGAGCAGAAACACTTTTTCCCTGTTTGAGCAGAACGCCCACTGGGAGAGAGCTGTAGGGGGCAGCACCATCATCGCTGACATCCTCACCAG cctgtctgCCAAAGAACCAGACTCAGACTCCCAGTGGAGGCTCTGCTTCAAACTCTACTGCCTTCTGGATGCTGACGCCATATCTGTCGACAGCATCGAGTACCTCTTCCTCTTTGAACAG tgcCATGAGATGGTGGTGCGAGGTCAGCTCCCAGCCTGTGAGGAGGACCTCCAGACCCTGGCTGCCCTGCGGCTTCAGTCTGTGATCGGGGACTTCAGCACCCACTCCCCCTGCCCCCCTCTGGACGAGCTCTTCCCCGGCCACATGGTGGAGGCCCGGCTCCTCATGCCCCCCTGTGccccccctgccctcctccccgCCACCCAGCCCCCGGTCCAGGGCTGCCCCCAGCGCTTCCCCGGGGGTCTCCTGGGAGGGACGTTGTGGAACCATACTGCCACTGCAGCCCACAAGCAGAAGGTGGAGCAGGACCTGCGGCTACGCAGCCGTCTGAAGGAGGAGGCTGCGGCCATCATGAGCACCATTGTGGAGTGCTGGAAGGGCCTGGCCGGGTACAGCAGGAGGGACAGTATGACTGCCTACCTCACCATCGCACGCCAGTGGTCTGGCTTTGGCTGCACACTCTATGAGGTGGACTTCTATATT aGTTCGACAGGTAGTTTCTCTCAGAAGCTGTGGCTGGGTGTGGCAGCGACGTGTGTGTCTCTGTACAGGCAGGGCGAGGCAGAGGCTCTGGAGTCCTTCCCCTACGGACAGATCTGCTCCTACGGCGTCTCCGACAGCAACACCTTCAAGATCACCGCCGGCGACCGAGACCTGCTGTTTGAAACTACCAAG ctgaCTGAGATCATGCAGCTGATGAATGCCTATTTCAGTGCCATCCGTCACCAGCGTGGGATGGGCGACGACGTGGTGAGCATCACAGAGGGTACTGCCATCGAGGTGGGCTTCCACCACCTCCCCCCAACACCCACCCCCaccctgctggagctgccctcGCACCCCGTATGA
- the LOC118365284 gene encoding unconventional myosin-X-like isoform X1 gives MPVQGFCWFLCCRQGFNLLGRDYGEKEEEESFELRNKEDLTCNGRGPLEVTLSQPTRTANGTNGHSLSEVPDEMKSLIIAKSKMGLEEDPELLVKGWLFREVRGSWIKQRCYWFVLSQDSLDYYSSSERGARRLGTLVLTNLCSVIWPDKQTFKETGYWSITVYGRKHCYRLYTKHFNEAVHWACAVQKVIDTKAPVETPTQLLIRDIEENKFNPEVVDNMYQHNPILKHTQSPLYAPLLPFPYGSLEHTYHSGKGYATVREEAVKLFNCLQQLESARDPVPLIQGVLQTCLDLRPLRDEVYCQLVKQTSCTPQPHTAAHLRYWQLLTCMSCTFLPGPAVLKYLRFHLKRIQSQFPESEMDNYASFIGEALEKTRCRECVPSWEEIQVLMGRQEMLCTVHYPGPGSCQLHISSHTTANEVVRRMLEKLGLKESRNTFSLFEQNAHWERAVGGSTIIADILTRFENLSAKEPDSDSQWRLCFKLYCLLDADAISVDSIEYLFLFEQCHEMVVRGQLPACEEDLQTLAALRLQSVIGDFSTHSPCPPLDELFPGHMVEARLLMPPCAPPALLPATQPPVQGCPQRFPGGLLGGTLWNHTATAAHKQKVEQDLRLRSRLKEEAAAIMSTIVECWKGLAGYSRRDSMTAYLTIARQWSGFGCTLYEVDFYISSTGSFSQKLWLGVAATCVSLYRQGEAEALESFPYGQICSYGVSDSNTFKITAGDRDLLFETTKLTEIMQLMNAYFSAIRHQRGMGDDVVSITEGTAIEVGFHHLPPTPTPTLLELPSHPV, from the exons ACACAGTCTGTCAGAGGTTCCTGATGAGATGAAGAGTCTGATCATAGCGAAGAGCAAGATGGGCCTTGAAGAAGACCCCGAGCTGCTGGTCAAAG GCTGGCTGTTCCGGGAGGTGCGTGGAAGCTGGATCAAGCAGCGATGCTACTGGTTTGTACTGAGCCAGGACTCCTTAGACTACTACAGCAGCTCAGAGAGAGGAGCCCGCAGACTGGGAACACTGGTGCTCACCAACCTCTGCTCTGTCATCTGGCCAGACAAACAGACCTTCAAGGAGACGG ggtacTGGAGCATCACAGTGTATGGGCGTAAGCACTGCTACAGGCTGTACACCAAGCACTTCAATGAGGCTGTGCACTGGGCCTGCGCTGTCCAGAAGGTCATCGACACAAAAGCCCCCGTGGAGACGCCCACTCAGCTCCTGATCCGAGACATtgag GAGAACAAGTTTAACCCTGAGGTGGTAGATAATATGTACCAGCACAACCCCATCCTGAAGCACACCCAGAGCCCCCTGTATGCCCCCCTGCTGCCCTTCCCTTACGGCAGCCTGGAACACACCT ACCACAGCGGTAAGGGCTACGCCACGGTGCGGGAGGAAGCGGTGAAGCTCTTCAACTGTCTGCAGCAGCTGGAGTCTGCGCGGGACCCGGTGCCTCTGATCCAGGGCGTGCTGCAGACCTGTCTGGACCTGCGGCCGCTCCGGGACGAGGTCTACTGCCAGCTGGTGAAGCAGACCAGCTGCACGCCGCAGCCCCACACCGCCGCACACCTCCGCTACTGGCAGCTCCTCACCTGCATGAGCTGCACCTTCCTGCCCGGCCCCGCCGTGCTTAAATACCTGCGCTTCCACCTCAAGAG GATCCAGAGCCAATTTCCGGAGTCTGAGATGGATAACTATGCGTCGTTCATCGGGGAGGCTCTGGAGAAGACACGGTGTCGGGAATGTGTTCCCTCCTGGGAGGAGATCCAGGTGCTGATGGGGAGACAGGAGATGCTGTGTACAGTTCACTACCCAGGACCAGGCTCCTGTCAGCTCCACATCAGCTCACACACCACCGCCAACGAG GTGGTAAGGAGGATGTTGGAGAAGCTGGGTCTGAAGGAGAGCAGAAACACTTTTTCCCTGTTTGAGCAGAACGCCCACTGGGAGAGAGCTGTAGGGGGCAGCACCATCATCGCTGACATCCTCACCAGGTTTGAAAA cctgtctgCCAAAGAACCAGACTCAGACTCCCAGTGGAGGCTCTGCTTCAAACTCTACTGCCTTCTGGATGCTGACGCCATATCTGTCGACAGCATCGAGTACCTCTTCCTCTTTGAACAG tgcCATGAGATGGTGGTGCGAGGTCAGCTCCCAGCCTGTGAGGAGGACCTCCAGACCCTGGCTGCCCTGCGGCTTCAGTCTGTGATCGGGGACTTCAGCACCCACTCCCCCTGCCCCCCTCTGGACGAGCTCTTCCCCGGCCACATGGTGGAGGCCCGGCTCCTCATGCCCCCCTGTGccccccctgccctcctccccgCCACCCAGCCCCCGGTCCAGGGCTGCCCCCAGCGCTTCCCCGGGGGTCTCCTGGGAGGGACGTTGTGGAACCATACTGCCACTGCAGCCCACAAGCAGAAGGTGGAGCAGGACCTGCGGCTACGCAGCCGTCTGAAGGAGGAGGCTGCGGCCATCATGAGCACCATTGTGGAGTGCTGGAAGGGCCTGGCCGGGTACAGCAGGAGGGACAGTATGACTGCCTACCTCACCATCGCACGCCAGTGGTCTGGCTTTGGCTGCACACTCTATGAGGTGGACTTCTATATT aGTTCGACAGGTAGTTTCTCTCAGAAGCTGTGGCTGGGTGTGGCAGCGACGTGTGTGTCTCTGTACAGGCAGGGCGAGGCAGAGGCTCTGGAGTCCTTCCCCTACGGACAGATCTGCTCCTACGGCGTCTCCGACAGCAACACCTTCAAGATCACCGCCGGCGACCGAGACCTGCTGTTTGAAACTACCAAG ctgaCTGAGATCATGCAGCTGATGAATGCCTATTTCAGTGCCATCCGTCACCAGCGTGGGATGGGCGACGACGTGGTGAGCATCACAGAGGGTACTGCCATCGAGGTGGGCTTCCACCACCTCCCCCCAACACCCACCCCCaccctgctggagctgccctcGCACCCCGTATGA